CTTGCCCGCGCCCGCCGGACCTTCAACCGCCAGCCTTAGGCGGCTCTGTGTTTTCTGAGCTTTCTGGAACATGTGCCTGGCTCCTTTTCTTTATAATGTCGGCGGCAATCATCCGCGCCAGTATCCGTAATCCGGCGTCAAACTGCCGCTGCGCTTCCGGCGTCCACCCCTCGGAAGAGGGGTAATCGTCATTTGGTGATTGCGAAGAGGTCATCGAAGTTTTCGGTCTCCAGAACGCGCATCATCCGCTGCCGCAGTTTGGGGGAGGGATTGCGCTTCCCGTGAATGATATGGGAGAAGTAGCCGCTGGTTATATCCAGCCTGTAAACCAGCCATTTGACCGTTTTGTTGCGTTCGGCCAGTTTCTGGCGCACTGCTTCCGCCTTAACCCTCACTTTGCATCGCATTCTTGTGTTCCTCCTGATGGGTTAGTATTATTCTTGCACAGTCAAATATACCGAATTCGTTGCAAATATAGCTAATTTATTTTCTTGCAGAAGTTGCGCAAAAGCTATACAATCAGGACGGAATGCGCCGTTGAAAGGAGAACGCGAAAATGAAGTCAAAGGATTTCGGAAAATACCTGCAGCAACTGCGTAAGGCCCGCCGGCTCACGCTGCTGGACGTCGAGGCCGAGGCCAGGATATCCAACGGCTACCTGTCGCAGTTAGAGACCGGCGTGCGCGGGATACCGCATTTCGACACGTTGAAAAAGCTGGCGGCGGTGTATAAGGTGAGCGTGGCGGAAATGATGGCAAAAGCCGAGGCTGCGGCGCAGGGCGCGGAGCTTGGCGAGGCGGAGAGCGAACTGGACGCGGTCGCCCGCGATTTCCAGCGGCTCAGCCCCGCCGAGAAAGAGCAGCTCAAGACGTTCCTCAAGTATCTGCTGGAAAGGGACAAGTCAAAACGAGGCCGAAAATAGGGATTATGTGTTGGTTTTGCCGGAAAAGACGTTCAGGACAGATGCCGCATCCGGGCGGCATCGGAAAATCCAGCGTGAGCTTGCCAGCCGTTATGTCATGCTCGCATCGGCGTGTGATCCATGCTGGTCTGCAAGCCAGCATCACCTAAAAACGCGGCTACAGCGGCAAAAGTCCGAAACAGCATATTTAGGATTAGGTGTTCGGTCGGTTAGCGGAAATTCTTCCAAGCCGGGACCGTGCTGGCGGAAACCGGCCCGGCGCATCTGCCGTGTTTAACTGGTGCAAGCCTTGCCGACTTATTCCACGCGGATGATTTATTGTGCAACCACATAACTACCGCCCATACATGGGCGGGTGTTTTCGCTTTGGCACCGACGACAGATCCGAACTAATAACATTGACGTGTCCGAATAATGGGTGGAGGTAATGGTGAGCGCGTTGACTCTCCTCCATATTTTCGGTATCATACTATTAAGTTAGGTCATCTCTATTGCGGTGATCGATTGCAATCAGCTTGTCTTTGGGGGAATGAATACAGGAATGATGAGTTGTTGCGCTATGCGATCCCGGCTGAACTGCGTTTCCAGCAAAAGCGTCAGACGCTGGTTTTTTTCTGCGTGCAAATGCGCGGCGGCAGTGATTTTGCCGGCATTTTTCCTTTCCGATGTTAACGCTGCGTCAATAAGATGGA
This is a stretch of genomic DNA from Elusimicrobiales bacterium. It encodes these proteins:
- a CDS encoding helix-turn-helix transcriptional regulator, whose product is MRCKVRVKAEAVRQKLAERNKTVKWLVYRLDITSGYFSHIIHGKRNPSPKLRQRMMRVLETENFDDLFAITK
- a CDS encoding helix-turn-helix transcriptional regulator, encoding MKSKDFGKYLQQLRKARRLTLLDVEAEARISNGYLSQLETGVRGIPHFDTLKKLAAVYKVSVAEMMAKAEAAAQGAELGEAESELDAVARDFQRLSPAEKEQLKTFLKYLLERDKSKRGRK